In Thermoflexus sp., the sequence GCTGCACCCCTTCGGACTCCAGGGCCAGCTGCAGCTTGCGGTAAATCAGGGCAACCCCTTCCACCCAGGTCAGATGACGCAGGTTGTCCGGAAGGGTCTGCAGGGCCCGCTCGAAGTCGTCCATGATCGGCAGGAGCTTGCGGATGAACAGCGCCGTCGCCTCCGCGGCGAACTGCGCCCGCTCGGCCTCCACCCGCTTGCGATAGTTGGCGAAGGCGGCCCGCTCCCGCTGCCAGCCCTCCAGGTATTCCTGGGCCTGCGCCCGCGCCGCCTCCAGCTCCTTCTTTAACGCCTCGAGCTGCTCCATCAGAGAGGCCTCGGCTTCCGCCACCGCCGCCTCCTGCGGCGTCGGCGAAACCTGTCCCTCTTGCGGTTGCTGAACCACGCCATGCTCCTCCACGGTTCCACCTCCATCCTTCGGGCTATCCAGCGCCGTAGGCAGCACAACTCTTAATTAATTTTATCCGGATCCGGCCCCCTCATTCCCGATGCGCCCGGCCGCGGATCTCCTGCAGGCACCGGACGCCGTGGGCGTTCATCCATTCCTCCATTTCCCTCCGGATGGCCTGGAAGGCTCCCAGCCCGCGATAGGCCACCGCCGAGCCCACGCCCACCGCCGTCGCGCCCGCCATGAGCATCTCGATGGCATCCTCCCCGGTGAGGACCCCGCCGGTGCCGATGATGGGGATGCGCACCGCCCGGGCGATCTCGTAAACGCACCGGACGGCGATGGGCTTGAGGGCGGGCCCCGAGAGGCCCCCCTCGCGGTTGGAGAGGACCGGCCGCCCGGCCTCGATGTCGATCACCATGCCGGGCATGGTGTTGACGGCGGTGATGGCATCCGCGCCCGCCTCCTCCGCCGCACGGGCGATGCGGGCGATGTCCGGCACGTTGGGAGCCAGCTTGGCGATCACCGGGCAGGAGACCGCTGCTTTCACCGCGGCCACAGCCTCGGCGGTGGCCTTCGGGCTGGCGGCGAAAATCTCGCCGTATTCCGTGGCCACGTTGGGACATGAGAGGTTCAGCTCGATCATATCCGGCGTGGCCGCTGTCAGGATCCGCGCGACCTCCACGAACTCCTCCACGCTGGCGGCGAAGATGCTGGCGATCAGGGGAACGCCCATGGCGGCCAGCTCGGCCCGGGCCTCCCGGAGGATAGCGGCCATCCCCTCGGCCCCCGGGTTGGTCAGGCCCACCGCGTTGATCAGCCCGTGTCCCCAATCGAAGAGGATCGGGCTGGGATGCCCGGCCCGGGGGAGCCGGGTAGCCGACTTGGCGGTGATGGCCCCGGCCCCCAGGCGGGCCAGGCGGACCATCAGCGAAGCGCTGGTCCCCAGGATCCCGGAGGCCAGCACCAGCGGGTTCGGCAGACGCACCCCCGCGATCTCGCAGGAAAGATCCAGCGGGGACGCCCACTCGGATTCCACCGGATGATCCCCCATCCAGGACGCTCCATGCTGGGGATTCGTAACGATCTGCCTGACCGGACATCCGCAGGCCGCGGTCCGGCTTCATCCATCGCGTTCCTCACCCCGAGGCCGAAGGGGCTGGCGTCAGCCCCAGGGCCTTTCGGATCCGATCCCCTTCGGCCGAAGGGATTTTCCCCTCGATGACCAGGGCATCCAGCAAAGCGGTGAGGGTGGCAACCGCATGGACCCGATACCCGGCGGCCTCCAGCTCCTGCCGCCCGCCCTGCTCTCGATCCACCAGAACCACAATGTCGGTGACCCGTAAGCCCGCCTCCTCCAGCGCTTGGATCACCTCTCGCTTGCTGGCCCCGGTAGTCAGCACATCGTCCAGGACCACCACGGTCTCCCCAGGCCGGAAGTCCCCCTCGATCCGCTGGGCGGTTCCGTAGGTCTTCGCCTCCTTCCGCGGATACAGCAGAGGACGCCCGGTCCGGATCGCCACCGCGGTCCCGATCGGCAAGGCAGCGTAGGGAATGGCCGCCAGGCGATCGAACGTGAGGCGCTCCAGAAGGGCCGCATACATTCCAGCCACCCTCTCCAGCAATTGGGGAAAGGCCACCAGCCGACGCAGATCCAGATAGATCGGGGAGCGCTGGCCCGACTTGAGGACGAACTCCCCGAAACGGATGCACCCGGTTTCATACAGCCACCGGGCCAGGGTGCGGGCGACAGCGGAAGGAGAGGACGCCCCCTGCAGGCGCTCGAGGAGGGATCGGGCCGCTGCGCCCGGGTCCGCCGCCTCCAGGATCTCCCGGGAGACGGCGATCAGCGCCGGGGGACCGGCGAGGATCCGCACGGTTTCCGGATCCCCCCCTTGAGGCCCAACCCCCGGGATCAGGAACCAGCGATCGGGGGCCATACGGCGAAGGGCAGCCAGGGCCCCCGGAGCCGTCGCCCCGACCACAAAGCCGATCCGCTCGCTCCCAGGCCAGCTCTGGACCTGACGGGCCAGGGCCTGATAGAAGGGCTCCCCCCCAACCTGCAGCTCCTGCACGGCCTCCGCGCCCGGGTTCGAGGTCCGAATCAGAAAGAAGATCCCCCGGCCCTCCCGGCTCAGGAATGGGCGCAACACCTCCGGGCCCAGGAAAGGGCTCAGCGTCACCGCGTCCGCTCGCAGGACATCGAAAGCAAACTGGGCATAGGCCTCGGCGGTCCACCCGATATCCCCGAACTTCCCATCCAGGATCACCGGGATCTCCGGCGGGATCGCCGCCCGAACCGCCCGCAGGGTCTCCAAACCGGAGGGGCCCAGCGCCAGGTAGAAGGCCAGGTTGGGCTTGTAGGCCGCAGCGACCTCCGCCGTGGTCTCAATCACCCAGCGCAGGAAGGCCAGGGCCGGATCCGGATGCCAGCGCGCCCATTCCGGGAGGCGCGCCGACACCGGATCCAGGCCCACGCACAGGCCCAGCCGGGCTGGCCCGGTCCGCGCGCGCAATCGGTCGAAGAACTCCATGGCCGATCCTCCAGCTCATGCCTTGCCCAGCACGGCGGCCAGCAGGGCCATCCGGATGTAGAGGCCGTTGGCCACCTGGCGGAAGTAGGCCGCCCGCGGATCCCGATCCACCGCCGGGTCGATCTCCCCCACCCGGGGGAGCGGATGCATCACGATCATCCGCTCCTTGGCCCGCTTCATCAGCTCCGGCGTGATCACATAATAGTTCTTCACCTGCTCATAGGCGTTGAGGTCGGTGAAACGCTCCTTCTGCACCCGGGTCACATAGAGCACATCCACGTCTTCGATCACATCGGCCACATCGTAGGTCTCATACACCGGGATCCCCTTCGCCCGGACCTCATTCATCAGGTCCAGCGGCAGCCGCAGGATCTCCGGCGACACGAAGGACAGCCGCACGTCATACATGGTGAGCAGCTTGGTCAGGGAGTGCACCGTGCGCCCGAAGCGGAGGTCCCCCACCATGGCGATGTGCAGGCCGTCGATGCGGCCCAGCTC encodes:
- a CDS encoding nucleotide exchange factor GrpE, whose product is MEEHGVVQQPQEGQVSPTPQEAAVAEAEASLMEQLEALKKELEAARAQAQEYLEGWQRERAAFANYRKRVEAERAQFAAEATALFIRKLLPIMDDFERALQTLPDNLRHLTWVEGVALIYRKLQLALESEGVQPIEVKPGDPFDPMLHEAVLYEPVPGFEDGQIVEELQKGYKLGDRVLRPTLVKVARKVEPVPEAPGDES
- a CDS encoding dihydroorotate dehydrogenase: MGDHPVESEWASPLDLSCEIAGVRLPNPLVLASGILGTSASLMVRLARLGAGAITAKSATRLPRAGHPSPILFDWGHGLINAVGLTNPGAEGMAAILREARAELAAMGVPLIASIFAASVEEFVEVARILTAATPDMIELNLSCPNVATEYGEIFAASPKATAEAVAAVKAAVSCPVIAKLAPNVPDIARIARAAEEAGADAITAVNTMPGMVIDIEAGRPVLSNREGGLSGPALKPIAVRCVYEIARAVRIPIIGTGGVLTGEDAIEMLMAGATAVGVGSAVAYRGLGAFQAIRREMEEWMNAHGVRCLQEIRGRAHRE
- the pyrF gene encoding orotidine-5'-phosphate decarboxylase, which encodes MEFFDRLRARTGPARLGLCVGLDPVSARLPEWARWHPDPALAFLRWVIETTAEVAAAYKPNLAFYLALGPSGLETLRAVRAAIPPEIPVILDGKFGDIGWTAEAYAQFAFDVLRADAVTLSPFLGPEVLRPFLSREGRGIFFLIRTSNPGAEAVQELQVGGEPFYQALARQVQSWPGSERIGFVVGATAPGALAALRRMAPDRWFLIPGVGPQGGDPETVRILAGPPALIAVSREILEAADPGAAARSLLERLQGASSPSAVARTLARWLYETGCIRFGEFVLKSGQRSPIYLDLRRLVAFPQLLERVAGMYAALLERLTFDRLAAIPYAALPIGTAVAIRTGRPLLYPRKEAKTYGTAQRIEGDFRPGETVVVLDDVLTTGASKREVIQALEEAGLRVTDIVVLVDREQGGRQELEAAGYRVHAVATLTALLDALVIEGKIPSAEGDRIRKALGLTPAPSASG
- the pyrB gene encoding aspartate carbamoyltransferase, with product MQDILSVSQFNRENLAYLFDIAEEMRELVRRVGACDLLKGYVMACVFYEPSTRTSSSFIAAMERLGGAVIPITQGVQFSSVAKGESLPDTIKTLEQYSDVIVLRHPEVGAAKIAADVAEVPVINAGDGIGEHPTQALLDLFTIQEELGRIDGLHIAMVGDLRFGRTVHSLTKLLTMYDVRLSFVSPEILRLPLDLMNEVRAKGIPVYETYDVADVIEDVDVLYVTRVQKERFTDLNAYEQVKNYYVITPELMKRAKERMIVMHPLPRVGEIDPAVDRDPRAAYFRQVANGLYIRMALLAAVLGKA